A stretch of the Clostridiales bacterium genome encodes the following:
- a CDS encoding peptidoglycan-binding protein: MTADGLAGKRTLAALGTKAPAAETAAAAPAAAPTAAPAAAPVAAPATAPAAAPVTAPAARPAGVKNPSTLYNGCSGEEVRVLQQALIDLGYLEGTADGTFGDQTEAAVRAFQSAYGLKADGLAGTKTRTKLAKVQARRMSREASNSSSTYVDISAGQVAEISPPEGCDWGALEQKARQELKNGGFSTEGLNYITHFYAPRGTSGLRYDYYRLTFYESRDTKSFDWTYSVDFDQNGKLARLETRPWGGGNGKKLSHINEPTVNDVDKELEKKAKEGIKAWLKEHGYSSLVNKVSKLYVTQITFSENKTETYYTFAQEFMCRVRVLPSIRIDYFSQP, translated from the coding sequence ATGACAGCGGATGGCCTGGCAGGGAAGAGAACCCTGGCCGCACTGGGAACGAAAGCCCCCGCGGCGGAGACGGCTGCTGCAGCCCCGGCAGCGGCTCCGACAGCAGCTCCTGCCGCGGCACCGGTTGCAGCACCAGCGACGGCACCGGCTGCCGCACCGGTAACAGCCCCGGCGGCGCGCCCAGCCGGCGTGAAGAACCCTTCCACCCTCTACAACGGATGCAGCGGGGAGGAAGTCCGCGTACTACAGCAGGCGCTGATCGACCTCGGTTATCTCGAAGGCACAGCGGACGGCACATTCGGCGACCAGACGGAAGCAGCCGTCCGGGCTTTCCAGAGCGCATACGGACTGAAAGCCGACGGCCTGGCCGGAACAAAGACCCGTACAAAGCTGGCGAAGGTGCAGGCCAGGCGCATGAGCAGGGAGGCCAGCAACAGCAGCAGTACCTATGTGGATATATCCGCCGGCCAGGTAGCGGAGATCAGTCCGCCGGAGGGCTGCGACTGGGGCGCCCTGGAGCAGAAAGCCCGGCAGGAGCTGAAGAATGGAGGGTTCAGCACAGAGGGACTGAACTATATCACCCATTTCTATGCTCCGAGGGGAACCAGCGGGCTTCGGTATGATTATTACCGGTTAACCTTCTACGAGTCCAGGGACACCAAATCGTTTGACTGGACGTACAGCGTCGATTTTGACCAGAACGGGAAGCTGGCCAGGCTGGAAACCAGACCCTGGGGCGGAGGAAACGGAAAGAAGCTGTCACATATCAATGAACCTACTGTCAACGATGTGGACAAGGAACTTGAGAAGAAGGCAAAAGAAGGAATCAAAGCCTGGCTGAAAGAGCACGGCTATTCATCCCTTGTCAACAAAGTCAGCAAGCTGTATGTGACCCAGATCACCTTCTCGGAGAACAAAACGGAGACCTATTATACATTCGCGCAGGAGTTTATGTGCCGCGTCCGGGTTCTTCCGTCCATCCGCATCGACTACTTCAGCCAGCCATAA